Within the Gossypium raimondii isolate GPD5lz chromosome 12, ASM2569854v1, whole genome shotgun sequence genome, the region CCAATGTCAGTTACCTGGAAAATTTGACTCTTTATTGTTGGGAACTTTCCTGTGTTCTgtatattttttcatataaataaatactatatattttaataatctagtGAGAATTAGAGGAAAAGAAATCTGTTTTTGaggatattaaaaaaaaaaagaagcctGGTGTTATTCACTGAAAATGCAGTGCCTCCTTGTGTTCATGTTGATTGTATTATTATTGGTTTGTTTCAGTATCTGTGAAGCTTTTGAATGTGAATTCGATGCTGAAAATCATCAATTTAAGGTGGCAGATACAATCAGGGTGGATCAATCTGGCAAAGGAGATTTCAAAACTGTCCAAAAAGCTATTGATTCAATCCCTTCTAATAACAAGAAGTGGATACGTATCCTTATTTCCCCTGGAGTTTTCAGGTCCTCCATATGTTTGATTTAATGTCACAAAAGGCAAATCTATTCATTTATAAAAAGTGATTTTACTTTTGTGTTGTTGGTTTGGTGCAGGGAGAAAGTTACAATTCCTTATGATAAACCATGCATTTTCCTTGAAGGAGCTGGGAGACTGTTAACCAGGATTGAATGGAATAGTCATATGAGAACCTGTGACAGTGCTACTTTGACTTCATTTCCTGATAGCATTGTTGCAAAAGGCATTACTTTCAAggtataatattattttggtcAAATTATGGTCTTGGTCCTTCTATTATGTTTGGGTTTGTTCATTTGAGGTTTAGTATACCTataatttcatttgattttttgtttttataatatatcatttgttAGTTTAAATAGTTGTACACCATTAACTATAGGGATAAAGTAAATTTAGTCTTTGAATTTGACAACTTTCCGACtttagtttttgaaaattttttggtCCGCACTAGTCTCGAAACTTGACCGTTTTTCtcaatttggtcattgaacTTAAATTCTCTGAAGATATGATGACGAGACACTCTAAGATTGTTCCATATCATcaccttaatttttataatttctttatgatttttaattttttaatatacttttagattttatataatttaaaaaaaaattcaagtgatGATGTAACACAATCTGAAAGTATTACGTCATCACACTTTAACGGAATCCAAGTTCAaagatcaaatttgaaaattttgtcaaGTTCCGTAACTAGTGTAGACTAAAAAGACCACTaggaaccaaaaaaaaaaaaaattgtcaagttAAAGAGTAATATTGCTTTGAAAAATTTACATTTGGTCCTTTTTCATGCCCGAATCTaatctattatattttaagccTGATTTAATCACGTTttcatttgtaataattaatgTGTGCGTAAATATGATCATTCAATGTTTTAAGTTGCACGTGATTGTTCCACTATTATTCGTCGCATCTTGTAGTTCCGATCCGGTTATCGGACCAGATATGCAGTGATACATTTAGTGCTATCTTATCTATTCaaactaatgatattttaaaaataagactAAGTTACACAGGGATTAAATCCCAAATTTGAATACAAtagagtgaaaaagaaaaaaccaaatttcaccaaattgttCCTATTCCTAATCACACATAAACAAAAAGAGTTCACTAAGTGAAGATATGAAAATTTCTTCATTATGAACAGAACTTTTACAACGTACCTCTAGCAACAATACCCAACATAAAGAACACGGTAAAGCCAGCCCTAGCAGCTAGAATCTATGGTGACAAATCGGCTTTCTACAACTGTGCTTTCTTTGGGTTACAAGATACATTGTGGGACGTACAAGGTCGCCATTACTTCAAAAATTGTTATATCGAAGGTGCTATTGACTTTATATTTGGGAGTGGTCAATCTATCTATGAGGTAtctctgtgtgtataaatattttgtaaatttcaaTTGGGTTTTTTCGTTATTGTAACATGTTGTTTGTGTAATTGGCAGAGCTGTGAAATAAATCTTACAATAGGCAAATATGCACCTCAATATCCCAATGGTTATATAACAGCACAGGGAAGGAATTCATCGGATGATCCGAGTGGCTTTGTCTTTAAATCTTGTGTTTTTTCAGGGACTGGTAAAACTTACCTTGGAAGAGCTTATGGAGCTTATTCTAGAGTGATTATATATAAGTCGGTGATGACGGATATTATTGTTGCTTCCGGTTGGGATGCTTGGACCTATGTTCATCATGAGTATGCCATTAAATTATCTCACTTCATACatatatacgtgtatatatatatatatatatattttttttggggggggtcAGTCACGATTTTTGTTTAGAGGACTAACTCTTTTGGGAGAAATCTTTGAAATATTATTTGTCGGGTAATCGATTGTACCCCAACAATGTTAAGGTATTGTTTATGTggtggggttttttttttatctcccTCCTCCTTGGGCAGGCTAGGttatttacataattattaTACCCTATATTGACAATTCTCTCGTGAGCTCTTACAGGTGGTATCTCTGTATCTCCACCAAATAAGGTTTTCCTTCTTCGTGAACCGTATACGGTTCCCAATGAAGGAGGGATACAAAACCCTACTATAGGGACAATACCTTGATATTAT harbors:
- the LOC105764050 gene encoding probable pectinesterase 29, which produces MQCLLVFMLIVLLLVCFSICEAFECEFDAENHQFKVADTIRVDQSGKGDFKTVQKAIDSIPSNNKKWIRILISPGVFREKVTIPYDKPCIFLEGAGRLLTRIEWNSHMRTCDSATLTSFPDSIVAKGITFKNFYNVPLATIPNIKNTVKPALAARIYGDKSAFYNCAFFGLQDTLWDVQGRHYFKNCYIEGAIDFIFGSGQSIYEVSLCV